In bacterium, the following proteins share a genomic window:
- a CDS encoding acyl carrier protein, which translates to MDNTNEIRKFVVQTFLFGEVDSLQDDTSFMGGGIIDSTGILELISFLEKTYNVKIQPEEMIPANFDSVNKVAGYLARKRLVTSV; encoded by the coding sequence ATGGACAATACGAACGAAATAAGGAAGTTTGTTGTACAGACCTTCTTGTTCGGTGAGGTGGACTCACTACAAGACGATACTTCATTCATGGGAGGAGGTATCATTGACTCAACGGGCATCCTGGAACTGATCTCTTTCCTGGAGAAGACCTATAATGTAAAGATCCAGCCAGAGGAAATGATCCCCGCGAATTTCGACAGCGTGAACAAGGTGGCTGGGTATCTCGCTAGGAAACGGCTTGTAACTTCAGTCTGA
- a CDS encoding acyltransferase → MKKSLVRRIFNRFFHILARFSPGATSLRPLLHRARGVKIGNNVFIGDDVFIDNEYPECIEIGENVQISIRVVIIAHTRGSGRVIIERDAFIGPHCVIACSAGRTLSIGAGAVIGPGCVITRNVVPHIYLVVPPPRPAGTVTVPLPAAKSMEEFVAGLRPWGGRSHHNR, encoded by the coding sequence ATGAAGAAGTCTCTGGTCCGACGAATCTTTAACCGTTTTTTTCATATTCTGGCTCGTTTCAGCCCTGGTGCCACCAGTCTTCGCCCGTTATTGCATCGCGCTCGCGGCGTAAAAATCGGCAACAACGTCTTCATTGGCGACGACGTATTCATTGACAACGAGTATCCCGAATGCATCGAGATTGGTGAAAATGTTCAAATCAGCATCCGGGTTGTCATTATTGCGCATACTCGGGGATCAGGCCGTGTGATTATCGAGAGGGATGCCTTCATCGGACCGCACTGTGTTATCGCCTGTAGCGCCGGGCGGACACTTTCAATTGGGGCTGGCGCTGTCATCGGCCCCGGTTGTGTCATTACTCGCAATGTTGTACCTCATATTTACCTCGTTGTGCCGCCCCCCCGACCCGCCGGCACAGTTACCGTCCCGCTGCCTGCGGCAAAGAGTATGGAGGAGTTTGTCGCAGGGCTTCGCCCGTGGGGGGGGAGAAGCCACCACAACAGGTGA